Proteins encoded together in one Amphiprion ocellaris isolate individual 3 ecotype Okinawa chromosome 14, ASM2253959v1, whole genome shotgun sequence window:
- the acaca gene encoding acetyl-CoA carboxylase 1 isoform X1 encodes MLPWLTFAVCLTAVLGLFFWSRKQLSIVIAACSCRPAMAQQDGAAKKNPAVAALHSHFMVGSVSEENSEDENQGKQDIQLEEKETRSCSPSSCSSDSTFEMGFDHIDGPAHNLRSSMSGLHLVKQGRDRRRIDLQRDFTVASPAEFVTRFGGNKVIEKVLIANNGIAAVKCMRSIRRWAYEMFRNERAIRFVVMVTPEDLKANAEYIKMADHYVPVPGGTNNNNYANVELILDIAKRIPVQAVWAGWGHASENPKLPELLQKNGIAFMGPPSQAMWALGDKIASSIVAQTAGIPTLPWSGTGLTVEWTENNQKKKLINVPHDLYELGCIQDVEDGLKAAENIGFPVMVKASEGGGGKGIRKVNCADDFPNLFRQVQAEVPGSPIFVMQLAKHARHLEVQILADQYGNAISLFGRDCSVQRRHQKIIEEAPATIATSDVFEDMERCAVKLAKMVGYVSAGTVEYLYSQDGSFYFLELNPRLQVEHPCTEMVADVNLPAAQMQIAMGIPLHRIKDIRMLYGVQPWGDSPIDFERLSNTPSPRGHVIAARITSENPDEGFKPSSGTVQELNFRSNKNVWGYFSVAAAGGLHEFADSQFGHCFSWGENREEAISNMVVALKELSIRGDFRTTVEYLIKLLETESFQHNSIDTGWLDRLISEKMQAERPDTMLGIVSGALHVADVNLRNSVSNFLHSLERGQVLPAHTLLNTVDVELIYEGTKYVLTVTRQSPNSYVVIMNNSSAEVDVHRLSDGGLLLSYDGSSYTTYMKEEVDRYRITIGNKTCVFEKENDPSLLRSPSAGKLIQYTVEDGGHVFSGQCYAEIEVMKMVMTLTAAESGCIHYVKRAGAALEPGCVIAKLQLDDPSRVQQAELHTGALPSIQAVALRGEKLHRVFHNTLDHLVHIMSGYCLPEPFFSAKLKEWVERLMKTMRDPSLPLLELQDIMTSVSGRIPPAVEKAIKKEMAQYASNITSVLCQFPSQQIANILDSHAATLNKKSEREVFFMNTQSIVQLVQKYRSGIRGHMKAVVMDLLRQYLKVEIQFQNGHYDKCVFTLREENKGDMANVLNYIFSHAQVTKKNLLVTMLIDQLCGRDPTLTDELMAILTELTQLSKTTNAKVALRARQVLIASHLPSYELRHNQVESIFLSAIDMYGHQFCIENLQKLILSETSIFDVLPNFFYHSNQVVRMAALEVYVRRAYIAYELNSVQHRQLKDNTCIVEFQFMLPTSHPNRGNIPTLNRKMSAPILDNAKAAATKLQETKPQDLRARDSESKDDIAEKKNASDLESVDRMSFSSNLNHYGMVHVASVSDVLLDTSFTPPCQRMGAMVSFRSFQEFTRNIPDVLSCFSDSPPPSPTFPEGGNPVLYGEEDNKSVQDEPIHILNVAIKTDSDVDDDGLAAMFREFTQSKKSLLFEHGIRRLTFLVAQKDFRKQVNCEVDQRFHREFPKFFTFRARDKFEEDRIYRHLEPALAFQLELNRMRNFALTAIPCANHKMHLYLGAARVEVGTEVTDYRFFVRAIIRHSDLVTKEASFEYLHNEAERLLLEAMDELEVAFNNTTVRTDCNHIFLNFVPTVIMDPSKIEESVRSMVMRYGSRLWKLRVLQAELKINIRLTPTGKQIPIRLFLTNESGYYLDISLYKEVTDSRTGQVGPKDRQIMFQAYGDKQGPLHGMLINTPYVTKDLLQSKRFQAQSLGTTYVYDFPEMFRQALKKLWHSSQAYAHLPKCPLPSELLTFTELVLDAQGQLVQMNRLPGGNEIGMVAWRMTLRTPEYPAGREIIVISNDITHKIGSFGPQEDVLFLRASEMARESGIPRIYIAANSGARIGLAEEIRHMFHVAWQDPADPYKGFKYLYLTPQDYKKVSALNSVHCEHVEDEGESRYKITDIIGKDEGLGVENLKGSGMIAGESSLAYEEIITMNLVTCRAIGIGAYLVRLGQRTIQVDNSHIILTGAGALNKVLGREVYTSNNQLGGIQIMHNNGVTHTTVCDDFEGVFNILQWLSYMPMCKSSPVPILQAKDPIDRLIEFVPTKAPYDPRWMLAGRPSQTPKGSWQSGFFDHGSFMEIMQPWAQSVVVGRARLGGIPTGVVAVETRSVELSIPADPANLDSEAKIIQQAGQVWFPDSAFKTAQAIKDLNREGLPLIVFSNWRGFSGGMKDMYDQVLKFGAYIVDGLREYKQPVLVYIPPQAELRGGSWVVIDPTINPRHMEMYADKDSRGGVLEPEGTVEIKFRRKDLVKTMRRVDPVYTNLAERLGTPELSPPDRKELETKLKEREEFLLPIYHQVAVQFADLHDTPGRMQEKGVITDILEWQTSRQFFYWRLRRLLLEDTVKRKIQAANSELTDGQIQAMLRRWFVEAEGAVKAYLWDNNEEVVAWLERQLAEEEGARSVIDENIKYIRRDHILKQIRSLVQANPEVAMDSIVHMTQHISPTQRAEVVRILSTMETSSSS; translated from the exons ATGCTGCCCTGGCTCACCTTTGCCGTGTGTCTGACGGCGGTGCTCGGCTTGTTTTTCTGGTCCCGCAAGCAGCTATCGATAG TGATCGCAGCCTGCTCGTGTCGTCCAGCCATGGCACAGCAGGACGGTGCTGCCAAGAAGAACCCCGCTGTTGCGGCATTGCACTCTCACTTCATGGTGGGATCAGTGTCGGAGGAGAACTCCGAAGATGAAAACCAAGGGAAGCAAGACATCcagctggaggaaaaggagACTCGCTCCTGTTCCCCGTCCTCTTGTAGCTCCGACAGCACCTTTGAGATGGGATTTGACCACATTGATGGCCCGGCGCACAATCTAAG ATCAAGCATGTCAGGGCTGCACTTGGTGAAACAAGGCAGAGATCGCAGGCGAATTGATCTCCAGAGGGACTTCACTGTCGCTTCACCTGCTGAATTTGTCACCCGCTTCGGTGGTAACAAGGTCATTGAAAAG GTGCTCATTGCAAATAATGGCATTGCAGCAGTTAAATGCATGCGCTCCATCCGCCGCTGGGCCTATGAGATGTTTCGCAATGAAAGGGCAATTCgttttgttgtcatggtgaccccTGAAGACCTGAAGGCCAATGCAG AGTACATCAAAATGGCAGATCATTATGTTCCTGTGCCAGGAGGGactaataacaacaactatGCCAATGTGGAGCTTATTCTGGACATTGCTAAGCGGATACCTGTCCAG GCAGTGTGGGCTGGATGGGGCCATGCCTCAGAGAACCCCAAACTCCCAGAGCTCCTTCAAAAGAATGGCATTGCTTTCATGG GTCCCCCAAGTCAGGCTATGTGGGCTCTTGGAGACAAGATTGCTTCATCAATTGTGGCTCAGACGGCTGGCATACCAACTCTGCCCTGGAGTGGAACAG GGCTGACAGTAGAATGGACCGAGAACAACCAAAAGAAGAAACTAATCAACGTTCCCCATGACTTGTATGAGCTTGGTTGCATCCAGGATGTAGAGGATGGGCTGAAA GCAGCAGAGAACATTGGCTTCCCTGTAATGGTGAAGGCCTCTGAAGGTGGTGGAGGAAAAGGGATCCGTAAAGTGAACTGTGCTGATGACTTTCCTAATCTCTTCAGACAG GTCCAAGCAGAGGTTCCAGGATCACCCATTTTTGTCATGCAGCTAGCCAAGCATGCCCGCCACTTGGAGGTTCAGATTTTGGCTGATCAGTATGGCAACGCTATTTCCCTGTTTGGCAGAGACTGCTCTGTGCAGCGACGTCACCAGAAGATTATAGAGGAGGCTCCTGCCACCATTGCCACTTCTGATGTGTTTGAGGATATGGAAAGG TGTGCAGTAAAGCTGGCTAAGATGGTGGGTTACGTCAGTGCAGGCACAGTGGAGTACCTCTATAGCCAGGACGGCAGCTTCTACTTCCTCGAGCTCAACCCTCGTCTGCAGGTGGAACACCCTTGTACTGAGATGGTGGCTGACGTCAACTTGCCTGCAGCCCAAATGCAG ATTGCTATGGGTATTCCTCTTCACCGAATCAAGGACATCAGGATGCTTTATGGGGTCCAGCCCTGGGGAGACAGTCCCATAGATTTTGAGCGTCTGTCAAATACCCCCTCCCCTCGAGGCCATGTCATTGCAGCACGTATCACCAGTGAAAATCCAGATGAG GGTTTTAAGCCAAGCTCTGGGACAGTGCAAGAGCTGAATTTCCGCAGCAATAAGAACGTGTGGGGCTACTTCAGTGTTGCAGCCGCTGGAGGGCTGCACGAGTTTGCAGACTCCCAGTTTGGACACTGCTTCTCTTGGGGAGAAAATCGTGAAGAAGCTATCTC CAACATGGTGGTCGCTCTCAAGGAGCTGTCTATTAGGGGAGACTTCAGGACCACAGTCGAATACCTCATCAAGCTGCTGGAGACTGAAAGCTTTCAGCACAACAGCATTGACACAGGCTGGCTGGACAGGCTTATCTCAGAGAAGATGCAG GCGGAGCGTCCTGACACGATGCTGGGAATTGTGAGCGGTGCTCTGCATGTGGCCGATGTCAATCTCAGGAACAGTGTGTCTAACTTTCTGCATTCTTTGGAAAG GGGCCAAGTGCTGCCAGCACACACACTGCTCAACACTGTGGATGTGGAGCTGATCTATGAAGGCACTAAGTATGTCCTGACAGTGACGCGTCAGTCTCCAAACTCCTACGTGGTCATCATGAACAATTCTTCTGCTGAGGTTGATGTCCATCGACTCAGCGATGGAGGTCTTTTGCTTTCTTATGATGGAAGCAGCTACACTACCTACATGAAGGAAGAGGTGGACAG gtatCGCATCACAATTGGGAACAAGACTTGTGTGTTTGAAAAGGAGAACGATCCCTCGCTGCTGCGATCTCCTTCAGCAGGAAAACTCATTCAGTACACGGTAGAGGATGGTGGGCATGTGTTTTCTGGCCAATGCTACGCTGAAATAGAG GTGATGAAGATGGTAATGACTCTAACCGCTGCAGAGTCAGGTTGTATTCACTATGTGAAAAGGGCTGGAGCAGCACTGGAACCTGGCTGTGTCATTGCCAAACTGCAACTGGATGACCCAAGCAGAGTCCAGCAG GCAGAGCTGCACACTGGAGCCCTGCCTTCTATCCAGGCAGTAGCTCTGAGAGGAGAAAAGCTACACAGAGTCTTCCACAACACACTGGATCATCTTGTTCACATAATGAGTGGTTACTGTCTTCCTGAGCCTTTCTTCAGTGCTAAG CTGAAAGAGTGGGTGGAAAGGTTAATGAAAACCATGCGTGATCCCTCGCTGCCATTGTTGGAGCTTCAAGACATCATGACTAGTGTGTCGGGTCGTATCCCCCCTGCTGTGGAGAAGGCCATCAAGAAGGAGATGGCTCAGTACGCCAGCAACATAACCTCTGTGCTCTGCCAGTTCCCCAGCCAGCAG ATTGCAAACATCCTGGACAGCCATGCTGCTACTCTTAACAAGAAGTCAGAGAGAGAAGTCTTCTTTATGAACACACAAAGCATTGTTCAGCTGGTGCAGAA GTATCGAAGTGGCATCCGAGGTCACATGAAAGCAGTGGTGATGGATTTGCTTAGACAGTATCTGAAAGTAGAGATCCAGTTCCAGAATG GACACTATGACAAGTGTGTGTTTACACTGCGTGAGGAAAACAAAGGCGACATGGCCAATGTGCTCAACTATATCTTCTCCCATGCTCAAGTCACTAAGAAGAACCTGCTGGTTACCATGCTGATT GATCAGCTCTGTGGCCGTGATCCCACACTGACAGATGAACTTATGGCCATTTTGACTGAACTCACCCAGCTCAGCAAGACAACCAATGCTAAGGTGGCACTACGTGCTCGGCAG GTATTGATAGCATCGCACCTTCCCTCTTATGAGCTACGACACAACCAGGTGGAGTCCATCTTCCTCTCTGCCATTGATATGTATGGACACCAGTTCTGCATTGAGAACCTGCAG aaacTGATCCTTTCAGAGACATCCATCTTCGATGTGCTGCCAAACTTCTTCTACCACAGTAATCAGGTTGTCAGGATGGCTGCCCTAGAG GTGTATGTACGCAGAGCATACATTGCCTACGAACTCAACAGTGTTCAGCATCGACAACTGAAGGACAATACGTGTATAGTAGAGTTCCAATTCATGCTTCCCACCTCGCATCCCAACAG AGGGAACATCCCCACTCTAAACAG GAAAATGTCTGCTCCAATCCTGGACAATGCAAAAGCCGCGGCCACTAAATTACAAGAAACTAAACCCCAGGACCTTAGAGCACGAGATAGTGAATCTAAGGATGATATTGCTGAGAAGAAAAATGCCTCAGATTTGGAATCTGTGGACAG GATGTCATTCTCATCCAACCTGAATCACTACGGCATGGTGCATGTGGCCAGCGTGAGTGATGTTCTGCTTGACACCTCTTTCACACCACCGTGCCAGCGCATGGGAGCCATGGTCTCCTTCCGCTCATTTCAGGAGTTCACAAG aAACATACCAGATGTGTTGAGCTGCTTCTCTGACTCTCCCCCTCCAAGTCCAACCTTCCCAGAAGGAGGCAATCCTGTCCTGTATGGTGAAGAGGACAACAAG AGCGTCCAGGATGAGCCTATCCATATCCTGAATGTGGCTATTAAGACTGACAGTGACGTTGATGACGACGGCCTGGCAGCCATGTTCCGGGAGTTCACTCAGTCAAAG AAATCACTGCTGTTTGAACATGGCATTCGAAGGCTAACTTTCCTCGTAGCTCAGAAG GATTTCAGGAAGCAAGTCAACTGTGAGGTGGACCAAAGATTTCAT AGGGAATTCCCCAAGTTTTTCACATTCCGTGCCAGAGACAAG TTTGAGGAGGACAGGATCTACCGTCATCTGGAGCCAGCACTGGCGTTCCAGTTGGAGCTCAACCGCATGCGTAATTTTGCCCTAACTGCCATTCCATGCGCCAATCACAAGATGCACTTGTACCTGGGTGCAGCCCGTGTGGAGGTGGGCACAGAAGTTACAGACTACCGATTCTTTGTCCGAGCCATTATCCGCCACTCTGATTTGGTCACAAAG GAAGCCTCCTTTGAATACCTTCACAATGAAGCAGAGCGTCTGCTGCTGGAAGCCATGGATGAACTGGAGGTGGCTTTCAACAACACGACTGTACGAACTGACTGTAACCACATCTTCCTCAATTTTGTCCCTACAGTCATCATGGACCCATCAAAG ATTGAGGAGTCTGTGCGCTCTATGGTGATGCGGTACGGCAGCCGTCTGTGGAAGCTGCGTGTCCTGCAGGCTGAGCTGAAAATTAACATCCGCCTGACTCCAACAGGAAAGCAGATTCCCATCCGCCTCTTCCTTACTAATGAATCAGGTTATTACCTGGACATCAGCCTGTACAAGGAGGTCACTGATTCCCGAACGGGACAGGTGGGGCCCAAAGACCGACAG ATTATGTTCCAAGCATACGGAGACAAGCAAGGGCCCTTACATGGTATGCTCATCAATACACCCTATGTCACCAAGGACCTGTTGCAATCAAAGCGCTTCCAGGCACAGTCTCTGGGCACCACCTATGTCTATGACTTTCCAGAAATGTTCAGACAG GCTCTGAAAAAGCTGTGGCACTCTAGTCAGGCCTATGCCCACTTACCCAAATGCCCTCTTCCCTCTGAGCTGCTCACCTTCACAGAGCTGGTTCTCGACGCCCAAGGTCAGCTGGTGCAGATGAACCGACTGCCAGGAGGCAACGAG ATTGGTATGGTGGCCTGGCGGATGACCCTGCGAACCCCAGAGTATCCAGCGGGACGTGAGATCATCGTCATAAGTAATGACATCACACACAAGATAGGTTCATTTGGACCGCAGGAGGACGTGTTGTTCCTGCGAGCCTCAGAGATGGCACGAGAGAGCGGCATCCCTCGAATCTACATCGCAGCCAACAGTGGTGCTCGCATTGGCCTGGCAGAGGAAATCAGACACATGTTCCACGTGGCCTGGCAAGATCCAGCTGACCCTTATAAG GGTTTCAAGTATCTCTACCTCACACCTCAGGATTACAAGAAGGTTTCAGCCTTAAACTCTGTGCACTGCGAACACGTAGAGGATGAGGGAGAATCCAggtac AAGATCACTGACATTATAGGAAAAGATGAAGGCCTGGGTGTGGAGAACCTGAAGGGGTCTGGAATGATTGCTGGAGAGTCTTCCCTGGCTTATGAGGAGATCATCACCATGAATCTG GTCACATGTCGAGCCATAGGTATCGGGGCCTATCTGGTGAGGCTTGGACAGAGAACCATCCAAGTGGACAACTCTCACATTATCCTTACTGGAGCTGGAGCCCTCAACAAG GTCCTGGGCAGAGAAGTGTACACATCGAACAACCAACTTGGTGGAATTCAGATCATGCACAACAATGGTGTGACCCACACTACTGTTTGTGATGACTTTGAGGGAGTCTTCAATATTTTGCAGTGGCTGTCCTACATGCCCATG TGTAAATCTAGTCCAGTGCCCATCCTCCAAGCCAAGGATCCCATTGATCGGCTAATAGAGTTTGTGCCTACCAAGGCTCCCTATGATCCTCGCTGGATGTTAGCAGGACGTCCCAGCCAGA CTCCAAAAGGTTCCTGGCAGAGTGGTTTCTTTGACCATGGCTCTTTCATGGAGATCATGCAGCCTTGGGCTCAGAGTGTGGTGGTAGGCAGAGCCAG ACTGGGTGGGATACCTACTGGAGTGGTTGCTGTGGAGACCAGGTCTGTGGAGCTGTCAATCCCAGCTGATCCAGCTAATTTGGACTCAGAGGCAAAG ATCATCCAGCAGGCAGGACAGGTGTGGTTCCCAGATTCTGCCTTTAAAACAGCCCAGGCTATTAAGGATCTCAACCGCGAAGGCTTACCTCTCATTGTATTTTCCAACTGGAGGGGCTTTTCTGGAGGAATGAAAG ATATGTACGACCAGGTGCTGAAGTTTGGGGCCTACATTGTGGATGGACTGAGGGAGTACAAGCAGCCAGTACTAGTCTATATCCCCCCTCAGGCTGAGCTGAGAGGAGGCTCCTGGGTGGTCATAGATCCAACCATCAACCCCCGTCACATGGAGATGTACGCCGACAAGGACAGCCG AGGTGGAGTGTTGGAGCCTGAAGGAACAGTGGAGATCAAGTTTAGAAGGAAGGATCTGGTGAAGACCATGAGGAGAGTAGATCCAGTCTACACGAATCTGGCTGAACGATTGG GAACCCCAGAGCTGAGCCCGCCTGATCGAAAAGAGCTGGAGACCAAGCTTAAGGAGCGTGAGGAGTTTCTGTTACCCATCTACCATCAGGTGGCTGTGCAGTTTGCAGACCTTCATGACACTCCAGGTCGCATGCAAGAGAAGGGCGTTATCACG gATATCCTGGAATGGCAGACGTCACGTCAGTTCTTCTACTGGCGCCTGCGACGCCTGCTGCTGGAAGACACCGTGAAGAGGAAGATCCAAGCGGCTAACAGTGAGCTGACAGACGGCCAGATCCAGGCAATGCTGCGCCGCTGGTTTGTGGAGGCTGAAGGGGCTGTTAAG GCTTATCTGTGGGATAACAATGAAGAGGTGGTGGCATGGCTGGAGAGGCAACTAGCTGAAGAAGAGGGCGCGAGGTCCGTCATCGATGAGAACATCAAGTACATCCGCCGGGATCACATCCTCAAGCAGATTCGCAG CCTTGTTCAAGCCAATCCAGAGGTTGCCATGGATTCCATTGTGCACATGACCCAGCACATCTCACCCACACAGAGAGCTGAAGTGGTGCGTATCCTGTCCACTATGGAGACGTCATCCTCCTCCTAG